A single genomic interval of Lathyrus oleraceus cultivar Zhongwan6 chromosome 7, CAAS_Psat_ZW6_1.0, whole genome shotgun sequence harbors:
- the LOC127102175 gene encoding early nodulin-like protein 1: MATFIFRSNKMVHALTWFCLMLMIHKGAAYEFIVGGQKGWSVPSDSSYNPFNQWAEKSRFQVGDTLVFNYQSDKDSVLYVKSDDYASCNTASPYAKYSDGHTVIKLNQSGPHFFISGNKDNCAKNEKVTVIVLSDRSNSNSGGSSNTNQTSNASPPSPQSSSPSPPSPSPSKPDDQSPSPDTNQTPSTSDHGHPPRNGAASVFVNLAGSVGTLMASVLILSKYV, encoded by the exons ATGGCCACCTTCATTTTCAGGTCTAACAAAATGGTGCATGCCTTGACCTGGTTTTGTCTCATGCTAATGATTCATAAGGGTGCTGCTTATGAGTTCATAGTTGGTGGCCAAAAGGGTTGGAGTGTTCCAAGTGATTCCAGTTATAATCCTTTCAATCAATGGGCGGAAAAGAGCCGTTTTCAAGTAGGAGACACCCTAG TGTTCAACTACCAATCTGACAAAGATTCAGTGCTATATGTAAAGAGTGATGACTATGCAAGTTGCAACACTGCTTCACCTTATGCAAAATACTCTGATGGTCACACAGTCATCAAACTCAACCAATCAGGGCCTCATTTCTTCATCAGTGGAAACAAAGATAACTGTGCCAAAAATGAGAAAGTAACAGTGATTGTTCTATCTGACAGAAGCAACAGCAACAGCGGTGGTTCATCAAACACTAACCAAACAAGCAATGCTTCTCCACCATCACCACAATCATCATCACCATCACCTCCTTCACCATCTCCTTCTAAGCCAGATGATCAATCTCCTTCTCCAGATACAAACCAAACACCTTCTACTAGTGATCATGGTCATCCTCCTCGCAACGGTGCTGCTTCGGTCTTTGTCAACCTAGCTGGTTCTGTGGGAACACTCATGGCTTCAGTTCTGATTTTATCTAAGTATGTTTAA
- the LOC127103199 gene encoding uncharacterized protein LOC127103199: MISIIDTGATHSFISADCVEKLNMEICYMVESKVIDTPTNGSMTTSWICLNFPLTMYGKEFGIDLVFLPLSQLDVIMGMSWLEFNHFHINYFDKSVMSPEIKEGGYMMFMSAKKVDESLKDDTRVFMMFSSLKAKSKVVIGDLPVVCDFIELAPYDISDLAPEREVEFTINLVITTSPLSMAPYRMFAPYLSELKKQLKNILEKKFV; encoded by the coding sequence ATGATTTCTATTATTGATACGGGTGCGACACATTCGTTTATATCTGCTGATTGTGTTGAGAAATTGAATATGGAAATATGTTATATGGTTGAGAGTAAGGTCATTGATACCCCAACCAATGGTTCAATGACTACTTCGTGGATTTGTTTAAATTTTCCTTTGACTATGTATGGTAAAGAATTTGGTATTGACTTAGTTTTCTTACCGTTAAGTCAACTTGATGTTATTATGGGAATGAGCTGGTTGGAGTTCAACCATTTTCATATCAACTATTTCGACAAGTCCGTGATGTCTCCCGAGATCAAAGAAGGTGGATATATGATGTTTATGTCTGCTAAGAAAGTGGATGAGTCCTTGAAGGATGACACTCGAGTGTTTATGATGTTCAGTTCATTGAAGGCTAAAAGTAAAGTTGTGATTGGTGATCTGCCAGTGGTATGTGATTTTATAGAGTTGGCCCCATATGATATTAGTGATTTAGCGCCAGAACGTGAGGTTGAGTTCACCATAAACTTAGTAATTACTACTAGTCCTTTGTCGATGGCACCTTATAGAATGTTTGCTCCATACCTGAGTGAGTTGAAGAAACAGTTAAAAAATATtcttgagaagaagtttgtttgA